GTCGATAAACAGTTGGTGCTCGATCTTCAGGGCCTGCGCCCGTTGTTGCCAATACTGCAAATGGTGAAAGTTCATGCCTGGCTCCGTTGATCAGAATGTCGTCGGCGTATGGGCGCTGATAATCCGGCAAATGCGCGCCGACGTGTTGCTGAAACTGTGGGGGATGCCGGTATTGATGGCATAGCTCTGCCCGGCCAGCAGGTGATAGCTTTGGCCGTTGACCTGCAGCACCACTTCACCCTCCAGCAGCGTACCGATCTCTTCCCCCTGATGTTTGATGCGCTCGCCGGTGGTGGTGCCCGGCTCGTAGGTCTCTATCATCATCGCCAACGTGCGGTTCGGGTCGCCGTTGTGGATCAGCTTCATCGAAACGCCCTGGCTGCCGATTTCGATCAGATCGTCACTGCCTATCACGATTTGCGGCTCCGTCGGCTTTTCCGGCTCGGCGAAAAATGCCGACAGCGAAAGACCGTACACCGTCAGCAGTTTTTGCAGTGTGCTGATGGCCGGGCTGACCTTGTCCTGCTCGATAGTGCTGATGGCGCTGTGGGTTAACCCAGACAGTTCGGCGACCCGGCGCTGCGACAACCCTAATTGTTGACGGATTTGCGACAGACGTTTTCCCGGTGCCAAGCTGACGTCGCTCATGGGCGTTTTTCCTTTTGATAGTTCCGACAAGCGGTGATGAAACCATCAAACAACAGGCGCGACAGGGCATACTCTTCGCTGTTCCACTCCGGGTGCCACTGCACGCCGAGCGCGAAAGGCTGATCGCGCACGCTGATCGCCTCCACCAGCCCGTCGGCGGCGTGCGCCTCGATGCGAACGCTTGCGCCCAGGGTTTTTGCGCCCTGGCCGTGCAGCGAGTTCACCCAGAATCTGTTGCAATCCGGTATCAGTTGCGAAAGCAGCCCCCCCTCCTGAACGATGACTTCGTGGGCGGGGGCGTATTGCTGTTCCAGCGGCAGGTCGTGATCTTCACGGTGTTCCTGCAGCTCGGGCAGTTCGTACAGGCGGCGATGCAGGGTGCCTTGGGTGGCGACTACCATCTCCTGCATGCCGCGGCAAATGGCGAAAAGGGGAATGCGCCTGTCGAACGCCTGGCGGATCAGCGCCAGGCTCAACGCGTCTCGGCCAGGATCGGCGTCAGGCTCATCGCCGTTTTCACCATAAAGGTGCGGCTGCACATTACTGGGGCTGCCCGGTAGCAAAATGCCGTCGAGTCGCGGCAGCAGCTCCGCCAGCATTTCCGGCTCTGCCAGCGCGTGCGGCAGGGCGATCGGCAAGCCGCCGGCGGTGATAACGGCATTCAGGTACTTTTCTTGCAAGGTCTGTGTGAGGTGCCCGTTTAACCTATACCTGCACATGACGACGCCGATGACTGGTATGTTAAATATATTGTCCATGCTATCCCCTTGGTACGTTCGAAATTATGAACGATAAGCTTCTCCACCGCCGATTTCGTTCAATATTCTATAAATCTAGCAGTCGATTGGGCAATATTCAAACCAAAAGTAACACTTGCAAAACAAATTTGTTTCATCTACGTTTCATTTGTGGGCATTATATTGAACAATACGGTCAATAAACATCGACGACAGCAAAACACAAACGGCGGGTGAACCATGCAGACCAACATCGTAGAAGTGGAAAACTTTGTTCAACACAGTGAAGAGAGACGAAGTAGCGCGTTCCAGCGTGAAGTGAAGAAGTACCTGGAACGTTATCCATTAACCCAACATGTCGACGTACTGTTGACCGATCTGAACGGCAGCTTCCGCGGTAAGCGTATCCCGGTCGGCGGCCTGAGCAAGCTGGAGAAGGGCTGCTACTTCCCGGCGTCGGTATTTGCGATGGATATTCTCGGCAACGTGGTGGAAGAGGCCGGGTTGGGGCAGGAGTTGGGCGAGCCGGATCACGTGTGCGTGCCGGTGCCGGGCACGCTGACGCCATCGGCGGCGGATCCGCAATATATCGCGCAGGTGCTGCTCACCATGCTGGATGAAGATGGCACTCCCTTTGACGTTGAACCGCGCAATGTGCTGAACCGAGTGTGGCAGCGTTTGCGTCAGCGCGGGCTTTCCCCCGTGGTAGCGGTAGAGTTGGAGTTCTATCTCATCGATCGTCAACGCGACGCGGAGGGCTATCTGCAGCCGCCGTGTGCGCCGGGCACGCAAGAGCGCAACACTCAAAGCCAGGTGTATTCCGTCGATAACCTGAACCATTTCGCCGACGTGCTGAGCGAGATCGACGAACTGGCGCGTTTGCAGGGCATTCCGGCGGACGGCGCGGTGGCGGAGGCGTCGCCGGGGCAGTTCGAGGTCAACCTGCACCATACCGATGACGTGTTGCAGGCCTGCGATCACGCGCTGGCGCTGAAGCGGCTGGTGCGCATGGTGGCCGAGAACCACAACATGCAGGCCACCTTTATGGCCAAGCCGTATGAGGAGCACGCCGGCAGCGGCATGCACGTGCACATCAGCATGCTGAACGCGCAGGGCAACAACGTGTTCGCCGACGACGACGGCGAAGACTCGGCGCTGTTGAAACAGGCGCTGGCGGGCATGATAGCCCTGATGCCGTCTTCGATGGCGCTGCTGGCGCCGAACGTCAACGCTTACCGTCGTTTCCAGCCCGGCATGTATGTGCCGACCCAGGCTTCCTGGGGGCATAACAACCGCACCGTGGCGCTGCGCATCCCCTGCGGCGATCGCGACAACCACCGCGTGGAGTACCGCGTGGCGGGCGCCGATGCCAACCCTTATCTGGTGATGGCGACCATTCTGGCCGGTATCGTTTACGGGCTGGAAACCGCGCTGCCGCTGCCTGAGCCGGTGACGGGCAACGGGCTGGAGCAGGACGGGCTGCCGTTCCCTATCCGCCAGAGCGACGCGCTGTACGAGTTCGAACATCAGCCGGTGCTCAATGCATTGCTGGGCGAACGCTTCAGCCATGTCTACCTGGCTTGCAAAACCGATGAGCTGGTGCAGTTTGAGCGCCTGATCACCGAAACCGAAATCGAGTGGATGCTGAAAAACGCCTGATCCCGCTCACCCTGCGACTACCGCGCGCGTCCGGCGCATTTCATCGGCTCTCCTGTGGCCGGTGAGGCTGCGCGCTGCGGTACAGAATTTCTTCTATCACGGCGTACAGGACGCCGACGAGGAAATAATCATGACTCAGTCATTCCCATGCGCAGACGTTTGCCTGTGCCGCAGTGCCTACGGGCCGGTCGCCGGCCGCCCGACAGTGATCCCAAACCGTTTTTCCCGCCGCCTGAGCAGCAGTTTCCCCGCGGCCTCTCTGAATGACGTTGCACGGTTGACAGCAGAGGACCAAGAGGGGAAATGCCATGACGATTAAAACCATCGACGGCGGTCCTGCGGGCAAACCGCAGCTGCGCAAATCCCTCAAACTGTGGCAGGTAGTGATGATGGGCCTGGCCTATCTGACGCCGATGACGGTGTTTGATACCTTTGGCATCGTCTCGGGCCTCACCGACGGTCACGTGCCGACTTCTTATCTATTGGCGCTGGCCGGCGTGCTGTTCACCGCCATCAGCTATGGCAAACTGGTGCGCCAGTTTCCTACCGCCGGCTCCGCCTATACCTATGCGCAGAAGGCGATCAACCCGCACGTCGGTTTTCTTGTGGGGTGGTCATCGCTGCTCGATTATCTGTTCCTGCCGATGATCAACACGCTGCTGGCGAAGATTTACCTGACCGCGCTGTTCCCGGAAGTGCCGCCCTGGGTGTGGGTGGTGGGCTTCGTTATCCTGATTACCGCCATCAACCTGAAAAGCGTCAATCTGGTGGCCAACTTCAATACCCTGTTCGTACTGGCGCAGGTGGCGATCATTCTGGTGTTCATCTACCTGGTGGTGCGCGGCCTGCACAACGGCGAGGGGATGGGCACGGTGTGGAGCCTGCGGCCGTTCCTCAGCGAGAATGCGCACCTGTTGCCGATCATTACCGGCGCGACTATCCTGTGCTTCTCGTTCCTCGGCTTTGACGCGGTCACCACGCTGTGCGAAGAGACGCCCGACGCCGCCAAGGTGATCCCGCGCGCCATCTTCCTGACCGCGTTGTACGGCGGGGTGATCTTTATCAGCGTGTCGTTCTTCATCCAGCTGTTTTTCCCGTCCATTCAACGCTTCCACCAACCTGACGCGGCACTGCCGGAGATCGCGTTGTACGTCGGCGGCAAGCTGTTCCAGTCGATTTTCCTGTGCGTGACCTTCATCAACACGTTGGCCTCCGGCCTGGCGTCGCACGCCAGCGTGTCGCGCCTGTTGTACGTGATGGGGCGCGATAACGTGTTCCCGGAAAAATTCTTCGGTTACATCCATCCCAAATGGCGCACGCCGGCGCTGAACGTGCTGATGGTCGGGCTGGTGGCGCTGTCGGCGCTGTCGTTCGACCTGGTCACCGCCACGGCGCTGATCAACTTTGGCGCGCTGGTGGCCTTTACCTTCGTCAACCTGTCAGTCATCAGCCACTTCTTTATTCGCGAAGGGCGCAACAAAAGTTGGAAGGATCGCTTTAATTTCCTGTTCCTGCCGCTGGTGGGGGCGCTGACGGTGGGGGTGCTGTGGTTGAACCTGGAGAAGAGCTCGCTGACCATGGGCCTTATCTGGGCGACGCTGGGCTTCGGCTACTTGGCCTGGCTGACCCGGCGTTTTCGCCAGCCACCGCCGCAGCTGGAGCGGCAGCCGCAGCAATAAATTCACAGGCGGGAGTTTCCCGCCTTTCTTTTTGGCGTGTGCGGCAGTAGAGTGAAAAAACCGATAAAAAATAATCCATTGGACCCGCCTTATGCCCGCTTTGCCCTCGCGTACCCGCGCCACGTTGTTCGGTCTATTGGCCATTTTGCTGTGGAGCAGCGTCGTCGGCCTGATCCGCAGCGTTAGCGAAGGGCTGGGGCCGATTGGCGGCGCGGCGATGATTTACAGCGTCAGCGCGGTGTTTTTGTTGGTGGCGATCGGCGTGCCGAAGTGGCGCAGTTTTCCTCGGCCTTATCTCATCGTCGGCAGCCTGCTGTTCGTCAGCTATGAGATTTGCCTGTCGCTGTCGCTCGGCTACGCCAATACCCGCCTGCAGGCGATAGAAGTGGGCATGATCAACTACCTGTGGCCTTGTTTCACCGTGCTGATGGCACTGGCGCTCAACGGGCAAAAGGCCAAATGGTGGTTGCTGCCGGGGCTGCTGCTGTCGTTGTTCGGCATCGGCTGGATCATGAGCGGCGAGGGCGGTTGGTCGCCGGCGCAGATGCTGGCCAACGTGCGCAGCAATCCGCTCAGCTACGCGCTGGCGTTCAGCGGCGCGGTGATCTGGGCGCTGTACTGCAACCTGACCAAGAAAATCGCCCAAGGTAGCAATGGGGTGGTGCTGTTCATCGTGTTAACCGCGTTGGCGCTGTGGCTGAAGTACGCTTTCAGTGCGGAAAGCGGTATGCAGTTCAGCGCCGGCGTGACCGTGACGCTGTTGTGCGCCGGGGTGGCGATGGGGGCGGGGTATGCCGCCTGGAACGTCGGCATTCTGCACGGCAACATGACGCTGCTGGCCACCGTCTCTTATTTTACTCCGGTGCTGTCGGCGGTGTTCGCCGCGCTGGTGCTGCACACCTCGCTGACCGCCAATTTCTGGCAGGGTGTGGCGATGGTGACACTCGGTTCGTTGATCTGTTGGCGGGCAACCCGTGGAAATTAACGGAAATTATCCGCCGTCGGCGCAATGTTGAACTAGAATTTAACTAGCCATGTTGCCTGAAGGAACGACGACGATGAGAAGCGACATTCAATTTATTCAACAACCCGAAATCGACGCGCATCACTATGAACGCGGTGATACCGTGCGCTTGACCACGGCGAATCTGCGGCATGAATATCAGCTCGATGTGTATATCTTGCGCCGTGACGAGAAGCTGATATACGGTTCGGTCGTCGCGGCGGCGCCCAAAACCGACATTCCGGTCGCCAGTTGGGAGGTCAAAAACGGCGAAGAGGTGGCGTTCCGTCAGGAAAACATCGCCAAGGCGGTGCCGGCGGTGAACTGATTTCGCTTTGCGTATTTTCTCCTGATTTTGATGAAGGCCGACGTTCATGCGTCGGCTTTTTATTTTCCGCGTCGCGATGACGGGCTGGTGACGCCGTGATGACATTTGGCTCAAAAACTGCGCTAAAAATCGATGTGCATGACAAAAATCACAGCGAATGTGTATTTGAATGAAACATAATTTGACAAATGTGAACGCAATCGATTACCTATTCGCGAAATGCGTAACTGGATCACAGATTCTTACAGTCAGTGGTTTCTATAATGCGCGCGTCATCCGAGTTTCTGAGTGAAGACAACGCCAGGTGTCGGCAGACTCATTGTCATCTTTTCTAAACGGGCAGGAAATGGCCCTTTAAGCATGTGGTAATAAAATGAAAAAAATAGCTCTCGCAGCAGGTGTACTGCTCGCAGCGTCTTACAGTGCATCATCAATGGCTGATAGCAAAGACAGTCAATATG
The sequence above is drawn from the Serratia sp. FDAARGOS_506 genome and encodes:
- the puuR gene encoding HTH-type transcriptional regulator PuuR; the protein is MSDVSLAPGKRLSQIRQQLGLSQRRVAELSGLTHSAISTIEQDKVSPAISTLQKLLTVYGLSLSAFFAEPEKPTEPQIVIGSDDLIEIGSQGVSMKLIHNGDPNRTLAMMIETYEPGTTTGERIKHQGEEIGTLLEGEVVLQVNGQSYHLLAGQSYAINTGIPHSFSNTSARICRIISAHTPTTF
- the puuD gene encoding gamma-glutamyl-gamma-aminobutyrate hydrolase — protein: MDNIFNIPVIGVVMCRYRLNGHLTQTLQEKYLNAVITAGGLPIALPHALAEPEMLAELLPRLDGILLPGSPSNVQPHLYGENGDEPDADPGRDALSLALIRQAFDRRIPLFAICRGMQEMVVATQGTLHRRLYELPELQEHREDHDLPLEQQYAPAHEVIVQEGGLLSQLIPDCNRFWVNSLHGQGAKTLGASVRIEAHAADGLVEAISVRDQPFALGVQWHPEWNSEEYALSRLLFDGFITACRNYQKEKRP
- a CDS encoding glutamine synthetase family protein; protein product: MQTNIVEVENFVQHSEERRSSAFQREVKKYLERYPLTQHVDVLLTDLNGSFRGKRIPVGGLSKLEKGCYFPASVFAMDILGNVVEEAGLGQELGEPDHVCVPVPGTLTPSAADPQYIAQVLLTMLDEDGTPFDVEPRNVLNRVWQRLRQRGLSPVVAVELEFYLIDRQRDAEGYLQPPCAPGTQERNTQSQVYSVDNLNHFADVLSEIDELARLQGIPADGAVAEASPGQFEVNLHHTDDVLQACDHALALKRLVRMVAENHNMQATFMAKPYEEHAGSGMHVHISMLNAQGNNVFADDDGEDSALLKQALAGMIALMPSSMALLAPNVNAYRRFQPGMYVPTQASWGHNNRTVALRIPCGDRDNHRVEYRVAGADANPYLVMATILAGIVYGLETALPLPEPVTGNGLEQDGLPFPIRQSDALYEFEHQPVLNALLGERFSHVYLACKTDELVQFERLITETEIEWMLKNA
- a CDS encoding APC family permease; this encodes MTIKTIDGGPAGKPQLRKSLKLWQVVMMGLAYLTPMTVFDTFGIVSGLTDGHVPTSYLLALAGVLFTAISYGKLVRQFPTAGSAYTYAQKAINPHVGFLVGWSSLLDYLFLPMINTLLAKIYLTALFPEVPPWVWVVGFVILITAINLKSVNLVANFNTLFVLAQVAIILVFIYLVVRGLHNGEGMGTVWSLRPFLSENAHLLPIITGATILCFSFLGFDAVTTLCEETPDAAKVIPRAIFLTALYGGVIFISVSFFIQLFFPSIQRFHQPDAALPEIALYVGGKLFQSIFLCVTFINTLASGLASHASVSRLLYVMGRDNVFPEKFFGYIHPKWRTPALNVLMVGLVALSALSFDLVTATALINFGALVAFTFVNLSVISHFFIREGRNKSWKDRFNFLFLPLVGALTVGVLWLNLEKSSLTMGLIWATLGFGYLAWLTRRFRQPPPQLERQPQQ
- the yddG gene encoding aromatic amino acid DMT transporter YddG, whose product is MPALPSRTRATLFGLLAILLWSSVVGLIRSVSEGLGPIGGAAMIYSVSAVFLLVAIGVPKWRSFPRPYLIVGSLLFVSYEICLSLSLGYANTRLQAIEVGMINYLWPCFTVLMALALNGQKAKWWLLPGLLLSLFGIGWIMSGEGGWSPAQMLANVRSNPLSYALAFSGAVIWALYCNLTKKIAQGSNGVVLFIVLTALALWLKYAFSAESGMQFSAGVTVTLLCAGVAMGAGYAAWNVGILHGNMTLLATVSYFTPVLSAVFAALVLHTSLTANFWQGVAMVTLGSLICWRATRGN